The genomic region GCCCGCACCATCGGCCTCGACGGGGTGGTCGAGCAGCAGGACAATTACGCCGAATGGGGCTTCACCCTGGCGCACCCGAATTACCGCTACGGCGGCACGCCCACCGGATTGGGCGGCCCGGACGACGGCGTCCGCCCGCTGACGCCGGCCGACATGCACAGCGTCTACGCCATGGACCTGGCCTGTTTCGGTTACGAGCGGAAGTCGTTTCTCGATGCCTGGGTGTCAGCCGAGGGGCACCGGGCGCTGGGCTGCTTCCAGGGCAGCCGGCTCGACGGCTTCTGCGTCACCCGACCGTGCCGGGAAGGCACCAAGATCGCCCCGCTGTTCGCCGTCTCGGCCGAGGTGGCCGAACGCCTGTTCGACGCGGCCGCGCGGCACGCGGCCGCGCCGGTCTTTCTCGACGTGCCCGAACCCAACGAGGCCGCGATCGCCCTGGCAGACCGCAAGGGCCTGACCAGGGTTTTCGAGACCGCACGCATGTATTCGGGTCCGATTCCCCTGCTGCCGCTGGGGGAAATCTACGGCATCACCAGCTTCGAGCTGGGATAGGCCTAAACCCGCAGCATCAGCCCTCCGTCGACCCGCAGCCCGTGCCCGGTGACGAAGCCGCCCAGGTCGGACGCCAGGAACAGCGCGCCCTTGGCGATGTCGATGGGCTGGCCGAGGCGCTTCAGCGGTGACTTCTTGGCCCAGATCGCCGCCACATTTTCGTCCTGGTGCATGGCCGTGGTCATGCCGGTGACGACAGCGCCCGGCTCGATGTAATTGGCGGTGATGCCATGGCGGCCTTCCTCCAGCGCGATGGTGCGGGTGAGGCCGGCGACACCGGCCTTCGACGCGCAATAGGCGGCGAGGCCGTAATCGGTGCCCTGGGCCATCACCGAGGCGGTGTTGATGATCCGCCCCGCGCCGCTCTCGCGCAGATGGGGAATCGCCGCCCTGGCAAGGCGGAACTGGGCCGTAACGTTGACGCTCATCACCTTGTCCCAGTGGCTGTCGGGCATGTCGACGGTATTGGCCCGGCCACTGACGCCGGCATTGTTGAACAGGATGTCGAGCCGGCCCCAGGTGGCGATGGCGGTATCGACGATCTTCTCGGGTGCGTCGGCGCCGGTGATGTCGTGTTCGAGGCCGACTATGTCGTCGTAGTCCTCGTGGGCATCGACCAGGCCGTGGTCCGGCAGGTCGACGGCCAGCACCCTGGCGCCATGTTCGGCGAACAGGTGGGCGGCGGCCCGGCCGATGCCCGAGGCCGCGCCGGTGATAATGGCAATCTTTCCTTCGAGCAGCCTGATGTCTCCGCTTGTGGAGCGCTGCAGACGTTCGTTAACTGTTGTGGATGACACGGTTCAATTCCCTCCCCGAAGTGCTGGACGCGGCCGCGAAACGGCATCCGGACCGCGTGTCCCTGATATGGGACGACGAGCTTATCACCTATCGCCAGATGGTGAAGCAGGCGGCGAACGTGGCCGGCGGGCTGAAGAACCTGGGCTTCATGCCGGGCGACCGCATCGCCTTCTGGCTGCCCAACGTGCCGGCCTATGTGGTCCTGCTGCTGGCCTGCGCCCGGCTGGGCGTGACGGCCGTGGCGGTCAACACCCGCTTCGGCGCAGGCGAGGTGGCCGACATCGTCGGCCGCTCGGGGGCGAAGGCGCTGGCGCTGTGGCCCGATTTCGGCGGCATCGCCAGCCAGGACGTGCTGGCCCGCATCGATCCCGTTGCCCTGCCCCGGCTGGAGATGCTGATCGAGATGGGCGGCGGCGCAGTGACCGCGCCCGGCTGGGAGAACGCGCCGCGCATCCGCTTCGAGGCGCTGCTGGATGACCCGCCGATGGACACCTCGCTGGCCGGGCCGGACATGGACTGCGCCACCTTCACCACCTCGGGCACCACCAGCGCGCCCAAGATCGTGGTGCAGACCCATGGCGCCATCGCCCGGCACGCGTTCGACGTGGCCGCCGGGTTCGGCTTCGGGCCGGAGACGGTCTCGCTCCAGGCGCTGCCGCTGTGCGGCGTGTTCGGCTTCGCCCAAGCCATGGCGGTGCTGGCCTCGGGCGGCCGACTGGTGATGCTGGCCAAGTTCGACGGCGCGCAGGCCGCCAGCCTGATCCGGCAATGGAAGGTGGACAGCTTCGCCGCCAGCGACGACATGATCCAGCGCATCCTCGCCGCCGGGCCCGAGCCGTTCCCCAGCCTGAAATTCGTCGGCTACGCCGCCTTCAACAGCGCCCTGGGCGACATCGCCGAGCGGGCGCAGGCGCGCGGCGTGACCCTGCGCGGCCTTTACGGCATGAGCGAGTGCATGGCGCTCTACAGCGTCCGCCCCATCGACGCTTCCGTAGCCGAGCGCAAGAAGGGCGGCGGCACGCCAGTATCGCCGGACGCCCGCGTGCGTGTCACCGACCCCGAGACCGGCGCGGTGCTGCCCATGGGCGAGGCCGGCGCGCTGGAAGTGGCCGGCCCCAGCCTGTTCGCCCGCTACGACGGCAACCCCGACGCGACGGCCGCCGCCTTCACCGAAGACGGCTTTTTCCGCACCGGCGACCTGGCGCGGATGGAACCCGACGGCGCCTTCGAATTCCTCGGCCGCATGGGTGACGTGCTGCGCCTCGGCGGGTTCCTGGTGAACCCGGCCGAGATCGAGGAGCATCTGCAGGCGCACCCATCGGTTCACGTGGCGCAGGTGGTGGCCGTCGGCACGGGGCAGGGCATGCGGCCGGTGGCGTTCGTGATCCTGCGCGAGGGCCAGGCGCTTGATCATGCAGCGCTGATCGTCCACTGTCAGACGCTCGCCCGATACAAGCAGCCCATGCGTTTTGCGACACTGGAATCATTCCCTGTTATCGAAAGCGCCAATGGCATCAAAATACGGCGTACGGAGTTACGTGAGCTGGCCAAAGCATTGATAGAGACCTCTCAATATTCCGAATAAATTTCTATATATGTTAAGTAACGCTATGGAATTTAAATAATGCCTCCACCGTACATAGCTTTGAATATATACCTAGCGGGAATGTGCCTACTCTTCTCTGCGCCACCTGCGGCAGCCTGCTTTAAAGCCAATCCTGAGATCGACTATACCATCTTTCGCGAATCTGACCTGATATTGCGTGCATGGGTAGTTGCATATGAGAAGCGCCCTGCCGGTCAGAATGCTGTCTTCCGCTTCGAAGTGTTAAAGACGCTCAGCGGGGAAATTGCCGCCCGCGAGGTTAAAGCGGAGTGGCGTAACTCGACTTTCGGAGAGCCGGACACCTGGATCGAACCCAAGGAAGTGATCGTCGGTCTGAAGGCTGAGATCGGGCGTAATGGGCTTGCAACCATCTCGGTTGTTCAACAGCCCTGTGGGCCCGTCAGCATCCTGGAGTACTCTTGGCAGAATTTGGCCAGAGTGATGCAGGGTATTGGCAACCAAAAGTGACGTAGGTCGAGATGAGCCTCATCCCGCTTGCCTAACCGGCCCCTTTCCCGTACACAGCCGCGCCATGACCGGTCGGCTTGAAATCGTCAAGGCGTTCACCTTCGAGGCGGCGCACCACTTCCAGCACATGCCCGTGGGGCATGGCTATCAGCGCATGCACGGCCATTCCTATCATGTCGAGGTGGCGCTGACCGGCGAGCCCGATCCGGTGTCCGGCTGGGTCGCCGACTTCGCCGAGGTGGGCAAGGCGCTGGACGCGGTGCGGGACATCCTGGACCACAATGTGCTGAACGAGATTCCGGGCCTCGAGACTCCGTCGCTGGAGACCATCTCGCGCTGGATCGCGGCCCGGCTTGCCGGCACGTTCCCGGGCCTCGCCTGGGTCAAGGTGGCGCGGCCGAGCTGCAACGAATATTGCGTCTGGCGCGCCTAGAGCCTGCGAATTGACCCCAAGGGGTTGATTCGGCACCGCTTTCCCCTGTACACGGACTCTCCTGCCGCGGTGGCGGCAACATCTGCTGGTTGGGGAGGAGCACTGTGTCCCAAACACAATCCCTCTTCCAATTGGGGATGGACCTCTATGACGGTTCAACAAACGCCCAAACGGAAGAAAAAGACACCGCCGCCGCGACGGCGGCACCGGAGGAAGAGAACAGGGATCATTTCGTCGAGCGCGACGGCGTCGTTTGCGCCGGCATCCATCTCGTGCTCGACCTGATCGGCGCCCGCCGGCTGGACGACCTGACCCATATCGACCAGACCCTGCGGCGCTGTATCGAGGTCGCCGGCGCGACCCTGCTGCACATCCACCTGCACTATTTCACGCCCAATGGCGGCGTGTCGGGCGTGGCGGTGCTGGCCGAATCGCACATCAGCATCCACACCTGGCCCGAGCGGGACTATGCGGCGCTGGACATCTTCATGTGCGGCGATGCCGATCCGCATGCGGCCATCGAGGTGCTGCGCGAGGCGTTCGAGGCGGACGAGGTGGAAGTCCACGAACTGCTGCGCGGTACGGCCGCCGCATGAACGGCTGGTTCGACGAGGACGAGGCGCCCCGGCTGCGGCTGGAGACCGCCGAGATCATCCACGAGAGCCGCAGCCCGTACCAGTCCATCCTGGTATTCCGCGACCCGCTGTTCGGCCGGGTGCTGGCGCTGGACGGGGCGATCCAGACCACCGAGGCCGACGAATTCGTCTATCACGAGATGATGGCCCATGTGCCGATCCTGGTCCACGGCGCGGCGCGGCGCGTGCTGATCGTGGGCGGCGGCGACGGCGGCCTGGCCGAGGAGGTGCTGAAGCACACCGGCGTCGAGCAGGTGATCGTCGCCGAGATCGACGCCGCCGTGGTCGAGGTGGCACGGCGTCACCTGCCGTCCATCTGCGGCGGCGCCTTCGAGGACCCCAGGCTGCGGCTGGAAATCGGCGACGCCGCCGAATTCATCGCCGGGACGAGGGAAACCTTCGACGTGATCCTGGTGGATTCGCCCGATCCGGCCGGGCCTGGAGAGGCGCTGTTCGGCGCGGCCTTCTACCGGGCGTGCCGCGACCGGCTGGACCCGCGCGGCATTCTGGTCGCCCAGTGCGGCCTGCCGCTGACCGGCCCGCAAACCCTGCGGCGGGCGGCGGCGGCGCTGTCGCCCCTGTTCCCGGACGTCGCCTGCTATCTGGCGGCCGTGCCCAGCTATGCGGGCGGCGCCATGGCCTTTGGCTGGGCGGCGCGCGATCCGGCCACCCGGACGGCGGCGCTTTCGCTGCTTCAGGACCGGTTCCGCGGCAGCGGCATCGGCGCCCGCTATTACACGCCGGAGGTTCATCAGGCCGCCTTCGTCCTGCCGCCCGCGATCAGCACCTTGCTGGGTTGAGCGCCGCCTTGCCCCTGCCGGGGGCATGACGTAACGTCCTGTTATCCAACCGGGGGAACGGATGACAGCGGACAAGGCGCGCAATCTCGTCGACATGTTCCTCGACCAGGCCGAGCGGCGCGGGGAGCGGCCCTGCGTCTGGTCCAAGCCCGGCACGTCGAAGACCTTCCAGCCCGTGTCGTGGCGCCAGGTGGCGGAGCAGGTCGCGCGGCTTGCGGCGGCGCTGAAGGACATGGGCATCCGGCCCGGCGACCGGGTGGCGCTGGTCAGCGAGAGCCGGCCCGAATGGCTGATCGCCGACCTGGGGATCATGGCGGCGGGCGCGGTGACCGTGCCGACCTACACCACCAATACCGAGCGCGATCACGCCCACATCCTCAACGACAGCGGCGCGCGCGGCGCCATCGTGTCGACCGCCAGGCTGGCGCGCGCCCTGTTGCCCGCCGCCATGGACGCCGGCTCGCTGGATTTCGTCATCGCCATGGAACAGCCCAAGCTGGCGCAAAGCCTGAACCTGGACGTCCACCTCTGGCAGGACGTGATCGCCAACAGCAAGGGCACCGTCGCTGCCACCCGTGCCGGGATCGCCGGCATAGGCCGCGACGATCTGGCATGCCTGATCTACACTTCGGGCACCGGCGGCGCGCCGAAGGGCGTGATGATCAGCCACGGCGCCATCCTGCACAATTGCACCGGCGCCAGCGAGGTGATCGCCGAGTTGGGGCTGGACGACGGCCTGGACAAGACCGAGGTGTTCCTGTCGTTCCTGCCGCTGTCGCACGCCTACGAGCATTCGGGCGGCCAGTTCTTCCCGCTGTCGATCGGGGCGCAGATCTATTACGCCGAAAGCATCGAGAAGCTGGCAGCCAACATGGCGGAATGCCGCCCCACCATCATGACCGTGGTGCCCCGGCTGTTCGAGATGCTGCGCACCCGCGTGACCCGCGCCATCGAGGAACAGGGCGGCACCCGCGCCAGGCTGTTTCACCGTGCCGTGCAGCTGGGCGAGAAGCGATTCAACGACCGGCGGTCGCTGAGCCTGGGCGAGCGTATCGAGAACGTGGTGCTGGACAAGCTGGTGCGCCGCAAGGTGCAGCAGCGGTTCGGCGGACGGGTGAAGGCGCTGGTGTCGGGCGGCGCGCCGCTCAATTCGGATGTGGGCCTGTTCTTTCACGCGCTGGGCCTGCGGCTGCTGCAGGGCTATGGCCAGACCGAATCCGGCCCGGTGGTCAGCGTCAACCGGCCCGGCCTGGTGAAGATCCACACCGTCGGCCCGCCGATGAAGGCAACCGAGGTGCGCATTGCCGAGGATGGCGAGATCCTGATCCGCGGCGAACTGGTGATGAAGGGCTACTGGCGCGACGACGCGGCGACGGCGCGCACGATTATCGACGGCTGGCTGCACACCGGCGACATCGGCATCATCGACGAGGATGGCCACCTGCAGATCACCGACCGCAAGAAGGACATCATCGTCAACGACAAGGGCGACAATGTCGCGCCGGCACGGGTCGAGGGCCTGTTGACGCTGGAGCCCGAAATCGGCCAGGCCATGCTGTATGGCGACCGGCGGCCGCATATGGTCGGTCTACTGGTGCCCGACATGGACTGGGCCGCGAAATGGGCCGGCGAGAACGGCAAGACTGCCGACATGGCCGCGCTGTCGGCCGACCCGGCGTTCCACACGGCCCTCGACAAGGCAGTCGGCCGGGTGAACCAGCGGTTGTCCTCGACCGAAAAGATCCGCCGGTTCGCCGTGGCTACCGCGCCGTTCAGCATCGACAACGAGCAGATGACGCCGACCATGAAGATTCGGCGGCATGTTATCGTCCGCAACTACAAGGACGTGCTGGACGCCCTTTACTGAGGAACCGTGGTGGGGTCGGTCGCGATCTATATCGGCGCGGCGCTGGCCGAGATCGCCGGTTGCTTCGCCTTCTGGGCCTGGCTGCGCAATGGACAATCGTCCTGGTGGCTGATACCCGGCATGGCCTCGCTGGCGCTGTTCGCCTTTCTGCTGACCCGGGTGGACGCCGACATGGCCGGGCGCGCCTACGCCGCCTATGGCGGCATCTACATCGCCGCCTCGCTGCTGTGGCTGTGGGGAGCCGAGAACGTCCGGCCCGACCGCTGGGACATGATCGGCGCTGCGCTCGCGATTGCGGGCGCCTGCGTCATCCTGTTCGGGCCGAGAGGCTAATACCCCCGGACGCTCTCCAGGGTCTGGCCCAGATCGACCAGCATGCGGGTCCAGCGGTCTTCGCCGACCCGGCTGTTGAAACTTTCCTGGGCCTTGCGCCAAAGCGGCACCGCCTGGCGAATGCGGGCGGCGCCGCCGGCGGTGATCCGAACCGTCTTGCGCCGGCGATCCGGGCCGGCCACCAGGTCGATCAGATTTTCGCGCTGGAGCGGCTGCAGGTTGCGAACGATGGTCGAGGTATCCATCACCAGTTCGCGCGCCAGCTGGCCGTAGGTCGGATCGCCCAGACGGGCGATCGAGAGCAGCATGACGAACTGGCCCGAGCGCAGGCCGCTGGGCTGCAGCGCCTCGTCAAACATCCGTGACACCGCCCGCGCCGATTTTCGCAGATGGAAGCTGGGGCAAATCACAGCAGCCTGCTCGCACAGGGCGATTTCGTCGGGCGTCAACATATCGTGATTATTCTTCACAAAAGCGTTATCGAAAGGCCAGCCCCTATTATCAACTAATCCGGGATGGTTAAAGCCCGTTAGCGGGCGCCGGCCGTCACCAGCTCACATCTACCTGCATGCCGATGCGGCGCGGCGCGCCATACTGGCTGAACGCCCATCCGAGCTGGTCGAGAAAGGTCGTGCCGGTGGTCCGGAACAGCTTGTTGGTGGCGTTCTTGCAGAACAGGCTGACCCGCACCTGGCTGCCTTCCGGCTCCACGTCCAGCCGCAGATCGAGCAGGCCGAAGCCGTTCTGGGCGAGGCTCGCGGTATTGGCGACGTCCTGATAGGCCTTCGACCGCCAGGTGAAATCGCCGGTCAGCGTCCAGTCCGCGTTGAACCAGTCCACCGGCAGGGTGTAGATCGCCGCGATGCCGGCCGAGAAGTCCGGCGACAGCGGGAACCGCTTGTCGGAGAAATCCACGCCGCCGAAATCGAATGCGCGGTAGCGGGCGACGGACACGCCGAGGGTGCCGCGCAGCCGCAGGCTTTCATGGGCGGTCACGTCCAGCTCGAACTCGCCGCCCCACACATTGGCCTTGGCCGCGTTGGTGATGAAGGTGGTGACGTTGCCGCCCTCGAAGGTGAAGTCGGTGCGCTGGATGTTGGTGTAGTCGGCATAGAAAATGGTCAGGTTGGCCAGCCCGTTACCGTCGAGGAAGGACGCCTTGAACCCGGTTTCCACGCTGAGCACCCGTTCGGGCTTGAACGGCTCGAAGGAAATGTCCGACTTGGCGCGCAGGTTGAAGCCGCCGCTCTTGAAACCGGTGGACAGCTTGGCAAACAGCAATGTCCGGTCGGTGACCTGCGCGTTGACCCCCGCTTCCCACGTGATGCGCGTGAAACTCTTGCCGAACTCGCCGCGGCAGCCGCCGGTTGCCAGATCCTGGTTGAACTCGGGCGGCACCAGGCAACCGACCAGCGCGTCCCGGCTGTCGGCGGTCAGTTCCTTGCGCTCCCAGGTAAAGCGCGCACCGCCGACCAGCGAGAACACGTCGTTCAGCGTCCAGACCGCGTGACCGTAGACACCGGCCGCGCTGTTCACGCCGCGCCCCGTGGCGGTGAACGGGTTGGTCGGATTGAGAAACGACAGCGCCCGCGCCACATTGTCGGTACGGCCGGCCTCGTGCAGATAGATGGCGCCGACCAGCCAGTTCACCGCGCCGCCCGGATTGTCGCTGAGAAGCTGGAACTCGGTCGATAGCTGACGCTGCGTGTCGGTCTGCACCGCTTCGCCGATATCGAACACCGTGCCGTCGAAATCGAACGAGCTGAACTGTTCCATGTGCCGCCACGCCGAGATGTTCTTCAGGACGAGGCCATCCAGGCGAGCGGTCGTGATCAGCGCCACGCCCTGGACGTCGGCGGAGGTACGGCCCGGCTCGCCGGTCAGCACCAGCGGGTTCTGTCCGGTACGGCGCGGGTCGCCGTCGAGCGCCGCCGTGCCCCATTGTCCGCCGGTCAGAAACAGATTGATGGCGCAGGCCGAGGCGTTCACCGGGTTGGGATCGGCAAGGCTGCAGCCGGGATCAAGCCCGGCGGGCACGATTTCCGACACCTGCACGAGCCGCTGCTGGCCGCGCGAGCGCATGCCGTCGTGAATCAGCAGCACGTCCACATCGTCATTGACCTGCCAGGCGAAACTCGCCCGCCACGACAGCGTGCGGTCGTCGTCCAGATCGCGGCCCAGGGCCGTGTTCTCGCTGTAGCCGGTCAGGCCCGAACTCTGTGCCACAAAGCGCGCTGCCAGCTTGTCGGACAGCGGAATATTGACCACGGCCGA from Emcibacter sp. SYSU 3D8 harbors:
- the speD gene encoding adenosylmethionine decarboxylase, whose product is MSQTQSLFQLGMDLYDGSTNAQTEEKDTAAATAAPEEENRDHFVERDGVVCAGIHLVLDLIGARRLDDLTHIDQTLRRCIEVAGATLLHIHLHYFTPNGGVSGVAVLAESHISIHTWPERDYAALDIFMCGDADPHAAIEVLREAFEADEVEVHELLRGTAAA
- a CDS encoding YnfA family protein is translated as MGSVAIYIGAALAEIAGCFAFWAWLRNGQSSWWLIPGMASLALFAFLLTRVDADMAGRAYAAYGGIYIAASLLWLWGAENVRPDRWDMIGAALAIAGACVILFGPRG
- a CDS encoding SDR family NAD(P)-dependent oxidoreductase, whose product is MSSTTVNERLQRSTSGDIRLLEGKIAIITGAASGIGRAAAHLFAEHGARVLAVDLPDHGLVDAHEDYDDIVGLEHDITGADAPEKIVDTAIATWGRLDILFNNAGVSGRANTVDMPDSHWDKVMSVNVTAQFRLARAAIPHLRESGAGRIINTASVMAQGTDYGLAAYCASKAGVAGLTRTIALEEGRHGITANYIEPGAVVTGMTTAMHQDENVAAIWAKKSPLKRLGQPIDIAKGALFLASDLGGFVTGHGLRVDGGLMLRV
- a CDS encoding AMP-binding protein, whose protein sequence is MTRFNSLPEVLDAAAKRHPDRVSLIWDDELITYRQMVKQAANVAGGLKNLGFMPGDRIAFWLPNVPAYVVLLLACARLGVTAVAVNTRFGAGEVADIVGRSGAKALALWPDFGGIASQDVLARIDPVALPRLEMLIEMGGGAVTAPGWENAPRIRFEALLDDPPMDTSLAGPDMDCATFTTSGTTSAPKIVVQTHGAIARHAFDVAAGFGFGPETVSLQALPLCGVFGFAQAMAVLASGGRLVMLAKFDGAQAASLIRQWKVDSFAASDDMIQRILAAGPEPFPSLKFVGYAAFNSALGDIAERAQARGVTLRGLYGMSECMALYSVRPIDASVAERKKGGGTPVSPDARVRVTDPETGAVLPMGEAGALEVAGPSLFARYDGNPDATAAAFTEDGFFRTGDLARMEPDGAFEFLGRMGDVLRLGGFLVNPAEIEEHLQAHPSVHVAQVVAVGTGQGMRPVAFVILREGQALDHAALIVHCQTLARYKQPMRFATLESFPVIESANGIKIRRTELRELAKALIETSQYSE
- a CDS encoding TonB-dependent receptor; amino-acid sequence: MVTHTTLKRSNVALVCLLTTGVWTETATAADGPAAGFARAEFQVLDQVVTTARRRAETVQSVPGTISVLPEALMRRLGVESLEDLSEIAPNLLVAPDNVSSRASRITLRSQVQNDTLITVDPAVGLYLDGVYVARSAASLLDLVDVERVEVLNGPQGTLYGRNTTGGAITVTANKPTQEFEGRLSGGIGMYTDKPGSGNGVNHDVSAVVNIPLSDKLAARFVAQSSGLTGYSENTALGRDLDDDRTLSWRASFAWQVNDDVDVLLIHDGMRSRGQQRLVQVSEIVPAGLDPGCSLADPNPVNASACAINLFLTGGQWGTAALDGDPRRTGQNPLVLTGEPGRTSADVQGVALITTARLDGLVLKNISAWRHMEQFSSFDFDGTVFDIGEAVQTDTQRQLSTEFQLLSDNPGGAVNWLVGAIYLHEAGRTDNVARALSFLNPTNPFTATGRGVNSAAGVYGHAVWTLNDVFSLVGGARFTWERKELTADSRDALVGCLVPPEFNQDLATGGCRGEFGKSFTRITWEAGVNAQVTDRTLLFAKLSTGFKSGGFNLRAKSDISFEPFKPERVLSVETGFKASFLDGNGLANLTIFYADYTNIQRTDFTFEGGNVTTFITNAAKANVWGGEFELDVTAHESLRLRGTLGVSVARYRAFDFGGVDFSDKRFPLSPDFSAGIAAIYTLPVDWFNADWTLTGDFTWRSKAYQDVANTASLAQNGFGLLDLRLDVEPEGSQVRVSLFCKNATNKLFRTTGTTFLDQLGWAFSQYGAPRRIGMQVDVSW
- a CDS encoding GNAT family N-acetyltransferase, encoding MAEDNYVIRTATRDEVDMIVDWAAKEGWNPGLRDAECFYTADPDGFLVGVLDGRIITAVSAVSYGASFAFMGFYICAPEHRGDGYGFKIANFGRDSLKARTIGLDGVVEQQDNYAEWGFTLAHPNYRYGGTPTGLGGPDDGVRPLTPADMHSVYAMDLACFGYERKSFLDAWVSAEGHRALGCFQGSRLDGFCVTRPCREGTKIAPLFAVSAEVAERLFDAAARHAAAPVFLDVPEPNEAAIALADRKGLTRVFETARMYSGPIPLLPLGEIYGITSFELG
- a CDS encoding long-chain fatty acid--CoA ligase, with translation MTADKARNLVDMFLDQAERRGERPCVWSKPGTSKTFQPVSWRQVAEQVARLAAALKDMGIRPGDRVALVSESRPEWLIADLGIMAAGAVTVPTYTTNTERDHAHILNDSGARGAIVSTARLARALLPAAMDAGSLDFVIAMEQPKLAQSLNLDVHLWQDVIANSKGTVAATRAGIAGIGRDDLACLIYTSGTGGAPKGVMISHGAILHNCTGASEVIAELGLDDGLDKTEVFLSFLPLSHAYEHSGGQFFPLSIGAQIYYAESIEKLAANMAECRPTIMTVVPRLFEMLRTRVTRAIEEQGGTRARLFHRAVQLGEKRFNDRRSLSLGERIENVVLDKLVRRKVQQRFGGRVKALVSGGAPLNSDVGLFFHALGLRLLQGYGQTESGPVVSVNRPGLVKIHTVGPPMKATEVRIAEDGEILIRGELVMKGYWRDDAATARTIIDGWLHTGDIGIIDEDGHLQITDRKKDIIVNDKGDNVAPARVEGLLTLEPEIGQAMLYGDRRPHMVGLLVPDMDWAAKWAGENGKTADMAALSADPAFHTALDKAVGRVNQRLSSTEKIRRFAVATAPFSIDNEQMTPTMKIRRHVIVRNYKDVLDALY
- a CDS encoding MarR family winged helix-turn-helix transcriptional regulator, coding for MLTPDEIALCEQAAVICPSFHLRKSARAVSRMFDEALQPSGLRSGQFVMLLSIARLGDPTYGQLARELVMDTSTIVRNLQPLQRENLIDLVAGPDRRRKTVRITAGGAARIRQAVPLWRKAQESFNSRVGEDRWTRMLVDLGQTLESVRGY
- a CDS encoding 6-carboxytetrahydropterin synthase — its product is MTGRLEIVKAFTFEAAHHFQHMPVGHGYQRMHGHSYHVEVALTGEPDPVSGWVADFAEVGKALDAVRDILDHNVLNEIPGLETPSLETISRWIAARLAGTFPGLAWVKVARPSCNEYCVWRA
- the speE gene encoding polyamine aminopropyltransferase, which codes for MNGWFDEDEAPRLRLETAEIIHESRSPYQSILVFRDPLFGRVLALDGAIQTTEADEFVYHEMMAHVPILVHGAARRVLIVGGGDGGLAEEVLKHTGVEQVIVAEIDAAVVEVARRHLPSICGGAFEDPRLRLEIGDAAEFIAGTRETFDVILVDSPDPAGPGEALFGAAFYRACRDRLDPRGILVAQCGLPLTGPQTLRRAAAALSPLFPDVACYLAAVPSYAGGAMAFGWAARDPATRTAALSLLQDRFRGSGIGARYYTPEVHQAAFVLPPAISTLLG